The stretch of DNA ATGGAAATTCTGCCGCACCGCTACCCGATGCTGCTCGTCGACCGCATCACCGAGCTTGAGCCGATGCTGTTCGTACGCGGCTACAAGAACATCACGTTCAACGAGCCGGTATTCATGGGGCATTTTCCCGATTACCCGCTCTTTCCGGGCGTGTACCAGATCGAAGCGATGGCGCAAATGGGCGGAGCGGTCGTCTTACGCCGGGGCGAGTTCTCGCGCAAGATCCCCTACCTCGTTGGCATCAACAACGCAAAGTTTCGCCGGCCGGTCATCCCCGGAGATCGTCTGGACATGGAGATTCGCATGTTGCGCCACAGACGCAACATCGGCTGGGTCAAAGCGGAAGCACGCGTCGACGATCAAATCGCCTGTATCGCAGAGTTGATGTTCTCCATCAACTCCAACGATCGCATGGTCGGCGCGGACGCGTCCATCCTGCACGCATGATCCACCCCACGGCAATCGTGCACCCGAGCGCTCAGCTCGCGGCAGACGTCGAGATCGGGCCGTACTGCGTGGTGGGCGAAAACGTGGCCGTCGGTGCGCGGACGATGCTCCAAGGCCACGTCGTCGTCAACGGCTGGACGCAAATCGGGGCGGACTGCACGATCTACCCTTTCGCCACCATCGGCGCCGCGTCGCAGGATCGAAAATACGCGGGCGAGCGTGCGTACACGAGGATCGGCGATCGCACGGTCTTACGCGAATACGTGTCGATTCAGCGAGCCACCGGAGCGGAGGCGGTAACTTCGGTTGGCGACGACTGTCTGCTGTTGGCGTACGTGCACATCGCGCACAACTGCGTCATCGGCAGCGGCGTGACGATGAGCAATTTGGCGCAGCTTGCCGGGCACGTCGAGATCGGCGATTACGCCCTCCTGGGTGGCATGGCCGGCGTGCATCAGTTCACGCGCGTCGGACGCTACGCGATGGTCGGTGGGATGAGCAAGATCAACAAGGACTTGCCGCCGTTTTTTCTCGTCGAGGGAAACCCGGCGAAGCCCTACGGCCTCAACAGCGTGGGCCTTCGCCGCGCCGGGTTCTCGCCCGACGAACGTAACGAGATCAAGCGCTTCTACAAACTGCTCTACGATCCGAAGATGAACGTCTCTCGGGCGATCGAGGCCATGAAAGACTCCGTGGAGACCGACCGTGGCCAGGAGATCATCGCGTTTCTCGAAGCGCCCTCTCAGCGCGGGATTCTAAAATAGGGGTTCATCGCGACTCCTCCGAGGACCAGTGACGTACTTTCTCTCTACGGGTGAGCCGTCCGGCGAGCTGAGCGCCGTGCTGCTCGTGCGGCAAATCCGTACTCGCGACTCGCGCGCACGATTCGAAGGCATCGGATCGCCGCGCATGCGCGACGAGGGAATCGTCCTCTGGCGCGATCATACGGGCTGGGCAGCCATGGGACCGCTTGCGGCCATTCCTCGCATTCCCAAGCTCTTACTGCAGATGTGGCTCGCAGCGCTGCACGTCGCGCGCACGAAGCCGGATCTCGTCGTCCTCGTCGATTTCGGCGTATTCAACGTTCGCTTGGCGCAAACGCTGCGCGAGCGCCTGCACTACGCCGGCCCGATCCTCTACCTCTTTCCACCTGCCGCCTGGCTCGACAGCGAACGCACCGCGCGCACGGTGAGCCGCTGGACCGTGCCCGTTACGGCGTTCGCACACCAAGAGGCGTTCTATCGCGGCCTCGGGCTACCGATCCGCTACTTCGGCCATCCGTTGCTCG from Candidatus Dormiibacterota bacterium encodes:
- the fabZ gene encoding 3-hydroxyacyl-ACP dehydratase FabZ, with the translated sequence MGEMDIRRIMEILPHRYPMLLVDRITELEPMLFVRGYKNITFNEPVFMGHFPDYPLFPGVYQIEAMAQMGGAVVLRRGEFSRKIPYLVGINNAKFRRPVIPGDRLDMEIRMLRHRRNIGWVKAEARVDDQIACIAELMFSINSNDRMVGADASILHA
- the lpxA gene encoding acyl-ACP--UDP-N-acetylglucosamine O-acyltransferase; protein product: MIHPTAIVHPSAQLAADVEIGPYCVVGENVAVGARTMLQGHVVVNGWTQIGADCTIYPFATIGAASQDRKYAGERAYTRIGDRTVLREYVSIQRATGAEAVTSVGDDCLLLAYVHIAHNCVIGSGVTMSNLAQLAGHVEIGDYALLGGMAGVHQFTRVGRYAMVGGMSKINKDLPPFFLVEGNPAKPYGLNSVGLRRAGFSPDERNEIKRFYKLLYDPKMNVSRAIEAMKDSVETDRGQEIIAFLEAPSQRGILK